Part of the Caulifigura coniformis genome, CGAGGCGGACCAGCAGCGAGGTGTCGGCAATCTGCGTCCAACTCAGCAGGACGGCCAACAGCAGGACGGAATGCCGCAGCATTGCGTCGCCACGGATCGCTTCGTCCTCGACAAGCTCTGGCGTGAGCGGTTCCCAATCCGGAAGTTCGTCATCAGGAGTCGTTTGCGCTTTCGGCCCGTCCGGCGCCGTCGCAACGGACTCCGGGCGGGGGGCGTCGTCGGAAGGGGAAGACACGAGCGATTCCGAAGGAAAATGCGGAGAGAGATGGACGCCGGTGCATGCTACGGACGTGGATTCGCCGGAGTCCAGCGTTGACCTCCGAAGGACGACGACTCGCCCGCCGGAGCAGCGCCTCAAGCCGCCGTGACCCGCTCCAATGGAACCGCAGCCAGGCGAATTCGCCGCCGGAGGGGGCGCCCGCGAGGGCGGAACCGGCAGGGCTCGTGGAAATCGGGCGGTCATTCGCGTAGAAACCGATAGGAATGCAGGCCCCGGCCTCATCAGCCTCAGCGTCTTAGAAACAGCACGGCGGATTCATGCTCTGGGAAGTGGAGATTCAGCCCCGCGACGGGGAAACTGATCGTGAAGGTCAGCGGGTCCTGGCGGATGCCAGGGCCTTGGGCATCGATTCGCTGACGAATGTGCGCTCAGCCCGGTCCTTCCTGATCGAGGGAGACCTCGCGGAGGCGCAGGTCGCCAGACTGCAGCCGCTGCTTGTGGACGGAGTCGTGGAGTCGGCATTTGTCCGGAAGCTTCCCGCGGCCGCGGACGCCCGCGCGAACGGCTCGACGTTGCTGAACGTCCTGTTCAAACCAGGTGTGACGGACAACGTCGGTCACACGGCCCAGGAAGCGATCGCCGGACTGGGCGTGGCCGTCTCGTCCGTCGCGACCTGCCGGAAGTACTACATCACCGGCTCCCTCGCCGCCGAGCACCTCGCGCGGCTCAGCTCCAAGATCCTGGCAAACGACGCGATCGAGCATGTGGTCGCAGGCCCCCTGCCCCTTGCCAGCCTGGCCATCGGCAGCGACTACCAGTTCAAACTGGTGACCGTCGGCATTCGCGGGATGTCCGACGCCGACCTGACGCGGCTCAGCAAAGAAGGTCAGCTGTACCTGAGCCTGACCGAGATGCAGACGATCCAGGCATACTTCAAGAAGCTGGATCGCGATCCGACCGACATCGAGCTCGAAACCGTCGCCCAGACGTGGAGCGAACACTGCTCCCACAAGACGCTCCGCGGCCGGATCCGCTATCGCGACGAGAACGGCGAACGGCAGTTCGAGAACCTGCTCAAGGAAACGGTTTTCGCCGCGACACAGACCCTGCGGGACAAGGCCGGCAAGGACGACTGGTGCGTCAGCGTGTTCCGCGACAACGCGGGTGTCGTCAAATTCACGGACGAATTCGACATCTGCATGAAGGTCGAAACGCACAACCACCCGTCGGCGATTGAGCCTTACGGCGGCGCCAACACCGGACTCGGCGGCGTCATCCGCGACCCGATGGGAACGGGAATGGGCGCCAAGCCGATCTGCAGCACCGATGTGTTCTGCTTCGCACCGCCCAACTTCCCGTTCGAGAACCTCCCTGCCGGAACGCTGCACCCCCGCACCGTCATGCGGGGCGTCGTTTCCGGGGTCCGCGACTACGGAAACCGGATGGGCATCCCCACGGTGAACGGCGCCGTCTTCTTCGACGACCGTTACCTCGGTAACCCACTGGTCTATTGCGGCAACGTCGCCCTGCTTCCGGTCGGAATGGCCGAAAAGACGGTCCACCCGGGCGATTACGTGGTCACGGTCGGCGGCCGTACCGGCCGTGACGGCATTCACGGAGCAACATTCTCGAGCGCCGAACTGACGCATGAGAGCGAGTCGATCTCCGGCGGCGCGGTCCAGATCGGGAACGCGGTCGTCGAGAAGATGGTGCTGGAGGTCGTCCTGAAAGCCCGCGACAAGGGGCTGTTCAACGCCATCACCGATTGCGGCGCGGGGGGATTTTCCAGCGCCGTCGGGGAGATGGGAGAAGAGACGGGCGCCGACGTGTGGCTGGAAAAAGCCCCGCTGAAATATGCCGGCCTTTCCTACACCGAGATCTGGATCTCCGAAGCGCAGGAACGAATGGTCCTGGCCGTGTCGCCGAAGCAGTGGGACGAATTCCATGCCCTCTGCGCGTCGGAAGGAGTCGAGGCCTCGGTCATTGGGCAGTTCCGGAACGACGGGCAGTTGATCCTGAACTACAACGGCCAGGAAGTCGGCCGGATCTCGATGGAGTTCCTGCACGAAGGGCGCCCGCCGGTCGTTCGCGAGGCGGTTTTCAAGCCGCAGTCGACCGCCCCGGGATCGATCATTCCCCGCAAGGCAAAGCCGTTCTCCACGAAGGGCTCCCTTGGGCAGCAGGCCCTGTTTGAGATTCTTGGCTCGCTGAATGTCTGCTCCAAGGAGTGGATCATCCGGCAGTACGATCACGAGGTGCAGGGAGGCAGCGTGGTGAAGCCGCTCATCGGCGTACACCACGACGGCCCGTCCGATGCGGCCGTTGTGCGTCCCACCCAGCACTCGCCGCGCGGCGTCGTCGTCTCCAACGGCATGAATCCCCGCTATGGCGACTATGACCCGTACTGGATGGCCTGCTCGGCGATCGACGAGGCGCTGCGGAACTGTGTTGCGACCGGGGCCGACCCGAAGAGGACGGCCATCCTCGACAACTTCTGCTGGGGCAACACCGAGAAGCCTGAAACGCTCGGCTCGCTGGTGCGGGCGGCGATCGGCTGCCACGACGCGGCCCTCGCATACCAGACGCCGTTCGTCAGCGGAAAGGACTCGCTCAACAACGAGT contains:
- the purL gene encoding phosphoribosylformylglycinamidine synthase subunit PurL; amino-acid sequence: MLWEVEIQPRDGETDREGQRVLADARALGIDSLTNVRSARSFLIEGDLAEAQVARLQPLLVDGVVESAFVRKLPAAADARANGSTLLNVLFKPGVTDNVGHTAQEAIAGLGVAVSSVATCRKYYITGSLAAEHLARLSSKILANDAIEHVVAGPLPLASLAIGSDYQFKLVTVGIRGMSDADLTRLSKEGQLYLSLTEMQTIQAYFKKLDRDPTDIELETVAQTWSEHCSHKTLRGRIRYRDENGERQFENLLKETVFAATQTLRDKAGKDDWCVSVFRDNAGVVKFTDEFDICMKVETHNHPSAIEPYGGANTGLGGVIRDPMGTGMGAKPICSTDVFCFAPPNFPFENLPAGTLHPRTVMRGVVSGVRDYGNRMGIPTVNGAVFFDDRYLGNPLVYCGNVALLPVGMAEKTVHPGDYVVTVGGRTGRDGIHGATFSSAELTHESESISGGAVQIGNAVVEKMVLEVVLKARDKGLFNAITDCGAGGFSSAVGEMGEETGADVWLEKAPLKYAGLSYTEIWISEAQERMVLAVSPKQWDEFHALCASEGVEASVIGQFRNDGQLILNYNGQEVGRISMEFLHEGRPPVVREAVFKPQSTAPGSIIPRKAKPFSTKGSLGQQALFEILGSLNVCSKEWIIRQYDHEVQGGSVVKPLIGVHHDGPSDAAVVRPTQHSPRGVVVSNGMNPRYGDYDPYWMACSAIDEALRNCVATGADPKRTAILDNFCWGNTEKPETLGSLVRAAIGCHDAALAYQTPFVSGKDSLNNEFTYTTNEGPRTIAIPSSLLISAMGQIEDVAHAVTMDLKSPGNELFLIGATAAEFGGSHLSLVLEQTGSAKPQEIPADGWNAVPKVDLKTAPEVLTALHGAMKRCLVRACHDLSEGGLAVALAEMAFAGGRGIQADVAEAASVAKLPPIALLYSESNTRFVAEVAVGDRDQFLTAFSSAGLMPPVKIGTVSDSGRVVITSGGATVIDAGIEDLRAAWKKPLAWD